From a region of the Paenibacillus sp. R14(2021) genome:
- a CDS encoding MarR family winged helix-turn-helix transcriptional regulator, translating into MSSETKSSPNDLQLFITLSRAHQWVTAHVQKDIRRSGLNPTEFGVLELLYHKGEQPLQQIGEKILMTSGNITYVIDKLADKGLAQRKASSTDRRVIFAEITERGRQLLNDIFPPHAEAISKAVSGLTEEEREQAIKLLKKLGIAAQTSFT; encoded by the coding sequence ATGAGTTCTGAAACAAAATCTTCCCCAAACGATCTTCAACTCTTTATCACGCTTTCCCGGGCGCATCAATGGGTAACGGCTCACGTGCAAAAGGATATTCGCAGGTCCGGTCTGAACCCGACGGAATTCGGCGTGCTGGAGCTTCTCTATCATAAGGGCGAACAGCCTCTTCAGCAGATCGGGGAAAAAATTCTGATGACGAGCGGAAACATTACCTATGTCATCGACAAACTGGCCGACAAAGGCTTAGCGCAGCGCAAAGCCAGCTCGACGGACCGTCGTGTTATTTTCGCAGAAATTACGGAACGCGGCAGACAGCTGCTGAATGATATTTTCCCGCCTCATGCGGAGGCCATATCCAAAGCGGTCAGCGGGCTGACGGAGGAAGAGCGCGAGCAAGCAATTAAACTGCTTAAGAAGCTCGGCATTGCGGCGCAGACCAGCTTCACGTAG
- a CDS encoding alpha-glucosidase/alpha-galactosidase yields the protein MSFKVAFVGAGSIGFTRGLMRDLLSVPEFKNIQVAFTDINAHNLDMVTQLVQRDVNENGLSIQIQSTTDRREALKDARYVFCVVRIGGLEAFQHDVDIPLKYGVDQCVGDTLCAGGIMYGQRGIAEMLNICKDIREVAEPNALLLNYANPMAMLTWACNKYGGVRTIGLCHGVQGGHHQIARALGLEKKEVDIICAGINHQTWYVSVKTNGVDRTGDLLEAFENHPEFQQTEKVRIDMLRRFGYYSTESNGHLSEYVPWYRKRADEIKDWIDLGSWINGETGGYLRVCTEGRNWFETDFPNWLKGDPFVYAAENRGEEHGSYIIEGLETGRVYRGHFNVVNNGVITNLPDDAIIEAPGYVDRNGINMPVVGDLPLGCAAVCNVSISVQRLAVEAAISGNDKLLRQAMMMDPLVGAVCNPKEIWQMVDEMLVAGEPWLPQYGASIAAAKERLAAGNLLPTREHYQGAARLKTKTIEELSMEREASTRNAMESDKAKERPAAAH from the coding sequence ATGTCTTTTAAAGTGGCTTTTGTCGGCGCAGGCAGTATCGGATTCACCCGCGGTCTCATGCGGGATTTGCTTTCTGTACCGGAATTCAAAAACATTCAAGTTGCATTTACAGACATCAATGCACATAATCTCGACATGGTGACGCAGCTTGTCCAGCGAGATGTCAACGAGAACGGTCTGTCGATCCAGATTCAATCGACCACTGACCGCCGCGAAGCTTTGAAGGATGCTCGCTATGTATTTTGCGTTGTACGGATCGGCGGCTTGGAAGCGTTCCAGCATGACGTAGACATTCCGCTGAAATACGGCGTCGACCAATGCGTCGGCGATACGCTGTGCGCGGGCGGCATCATGTACGGCCAGCGTGGCATCGCGGAGATGCTTAATATCTGCAAAGATATTCGCGAGGTTGCCGAACCGAATGCGCTCCTGCTCAACTATGCGAACCCGATGGCTATGCTCACTTGGGCATGCAACAAGTACGGCGGCGTCCGTACGATCGGACTTTGCCACGGCGTGCAGGGCGGCCACCACCAGATCGCGCGCGCGCTCGGCCTGGAGAAGAAAGAGGTCGATATCATTTGTGCGGGTATCAATCACCAGACCTGGTATGTCTCCGTGAAGACAAACGGCGTCGATCGTACGGGCGACCTGCTGGAAGCGTTCGAGAACCATCCGGAATTTCAGCAAACAGAGAAAGTGCGGATCGATATGCTGCGCCGATTCGGGTACTACTCGACGGAATCGAACGGACATCTCAGCGAATATGTGCCATGGTATCGCAAGCGTGCGGACGAAATCAAGGATTGGATCGATCTCGGCAGCTGGATCAACGGCGAAACCGGCGGCTACCTGCGCGTCTGCACCGAAGGGCGCAATTGGTTCGAGACTGATTTCCCGAACTGGCTGAAGGGCGATCCGTTCGTATACGCGGCGGAGAACCGCGGCGAGGAGCACGGCTCCTATATTATTGAAGGACTAGAGACGGGGCGCGTATACCGCGGGCACTTCAACGTCGTGAACAACGGCGTCATTACGAATCTGCCAGATGACGCGATTATTGAAGCGCCGGGCTACGTGGACCGCAACGGCATCAACATGCCGGTTGTCGGCGATCTGCCTCTTGGCTGCGCGGCCGTGTGCAATGTCAGCATCTCCGTGCAGCGTTTGGCGGTGGAAGCTGCCATTAGCGGCAATGACAAGCTGCTTCGGCAAGCGATGATGATGGATCCGCTAGTCGGCGCAGTGTGCAATCCGAAAGAAATTTGGCAAATGGTCGACGAAATGCTCGTCGCCGGGGAGCCATGGCTGCCGCAATATGGAGCATCGATCGCAGCGGCGAAGGAACGCCTCGCGGCGGGCAATCTCCTGCCGACGCGCGAGCATTATCAAGGCGCAGCCCGTCTTAAGACAAAAACGATCGAAGAGCTGTCCATGGAACGCGAAGCGTCCACTCGCAATGCAATGGAGTCGGACAAAGCGAAGGAACGTCCTGCAGCAGCGCATTAA
- a CDS encoding GNAT family N-acetyltransferase codes for MYIRVLQPDDTEIYWQLRLKATKENPESFSSSFEELVDTPNLVIQDRLKSSDSQFVMGAFADSGELIGILGFQQELSKKFRHKGVLSGMYVDQGSQGQGVGRQLLSRMIEHIETETEIEQLNLAVAEHNKSAKRLYETFGFTTYGLEINAMKLDEHTFVNGEYMAKQLGRRCVLS; via the coding sequence TTGTACATCAGAGTGTTACAACCTGACGACACGGAAATTTATTGGCAATTACGATTAAAAGCAACGAAGGAGAATCCGGAATCGTTCAGTTCATCATTCGAGGAGTTAGTTGATACTCCTAATCTTGTCATTCAGGACCGATTAAAGAGCAGTGATTCCCAATTCGTTATGGGGGCTTTTGCAGATTCGGGCGAATTAATTGGAATTCTCGGCTTCCAGCAGGAACTGAGCAAAAAATTTCGGCATAAGGGAGTTCTCTCGGGCATGTATGTCGATCAAGGTTCGCAAGGACAGGGAGTCGGCAGACAATTGCTTTCCCGAATGATCGAGCACATCGAGACCGAAACCGAAATCGAACAATTGAATTTAGCCGTTGCTGAACATAACAAGAGCGCAAAGCGACTCTACGAAACGTTTGGGTTTACGACCTATGGACTCGAAATCAATGCGATGAAGCTGGATGAACATACCTTTGTGAATGGCGAGTATATGGCAAAGCAGCTGGGGAGAAGATGCGTGTTATCCTGA
- a CDS encoding DoxX family protein gives MSIALGLLLIRLVVGLTLAAHGSQKLFGWFGGYGLKSTGSWMASIGLRPGIIIALLAGLAELTGGLLFALGLWMPVAAAIIVLTMIGSIASVHFRHGFWITKNGMEYNLILIAVAVGLALVGPGEYALGR, from the coding sequence ATGAGCATCGCACTTGGGTTGTTACTGATTCGGTTGGTCGTCGGATTGACTTTGGCAGCCCACGGTTCACAGAAGCTGTTCGGCTGGTTCGGCGGTTACGGACTGAAGAGCACAGGCAGCTGGATGGCTTCTATCGGCTTGAGGCCGGGCATTATAATCGCGCTTCTCGCTGGCTTGGCGGAGCTGACCGGCGGCCTTCTCTTCGCACTAGGTCTTTGGATGCCGGTAGCTGCGGCGATTATTGTCCTCACGATGATTGGCTCCATCGCTTCTGTCCATTTCAGGCATGGATTCTGGATCACAAAGAACGGCATGGAATACAATCTCATTCTTATCGCAGTCGCGGTCGGCCTTGCTTTGGTCGGCCCCGGTGAATATGCGCTTGGCCGATAA
- a CDS encoding HEAT repeat domain-containing protein, with protein MNTNVNLLSDEQMASFIVNGYLVLQNELPAALHHSVMKQIDFVLQQEGNPGNNILPRIPDIQQFFDTPVVRGALTSVLGPDYYMHPHRHMHYNQPGNQMPGGGGWHKDGYWSSMRSHRPWWVMMFYYTQDITEEMGPTAIMPRSQYNEKFPGQDTLLPTGKAGTIVLVHFDLWHKASLNTSNLDRYMLKFQFVRLREPVLPSWNHSNSAPKFPIGTSDGHLNLWQDTWNWLRGEKSWKPAAAAHEARLAELDAALSAGDAILRARAADELGLLGAAASGSAAKLGELVQDVAEEVGLNAAYALGHIGAAGTEVLLGMLKNGSKLAAQRAAYGLQAAGSAAVPGLIDALRQAEETRRGFAAFALGMNGADAAPAVPALIAALDDTSEWVRRNAVEALGMIGEPAELTVAALVRALKEAVAAEAEAPAQAGSSNTYVANQDYITNKIGYTAALSLLRIGKLGDPELVVAALRAGLDSRDRYTRAYAFEALTALRTEEALDFLIRYYRTARWCPDTHKASAF; from the coding sequence GTGAATACGAACGTAAACCTGCTTTCAGACGAGCAAATGGCATCATTTATTGTGAATGGATACCTGGTTTTACAGAACGAATTGCCTGCAGCGCTTCATCATAGCGTGATGAAGCAGATCGATTTTGTGCTGCAGCAGGAGGGGAATCCCGGCAACAATATTTTGCCGCGCATACCCGATATTCAGCAGTTTTTTGACACCCCGGTTGTCAGGGGCGCGCTGACAAGCGTGCTCGGACCTGACTATTATATGCACCCGCATCGCCATATGCACTACAATCAGCCGGGCAATCAGATGCCGGGCGGCGGCGGATGGCATAAGGACGGCTACTGGTCCTCCATGCGGAGCCACCGTCCATGGTGGGTGATGATGTTCTACTACACGCAGGATATCACGGAAGAAATGGGGCCGACGGCCATCATGCCGCGCTCCCAGTACAACGAGAAATTTCCGGGGCAGGACACGCTGCTGCCGACGGGTAAGGCGGGCACGATCGTTCTGGTCCACTTCGATTTGTGGCATAAAGCGTCGTTGAACACGTCGAATCTGGACCGGTATATGCTCAAATTTCAATTTGTCCGCTTGCGGGAGCCGGTTTTGCCGAGCTGGAACCATTCGAACAGCGCGCCGAAATTTCCGATTGGCACATCGGATGGACATCTGAATTTGTGGCAGGATACGTGGAATTGGCTGCGAGGCGAGAAGAGCTGGAAGCCGGCTGCGGCTGCTCATGAAGCGCGGCTTGCCGAACTGGATGCGGCGCTGTCGGCGGGTGATGCCATCCTTCGCGCACGTGCGGCGGATGAGCTCGGTTTGCTCGGAGCCGCTGCCTCGGGGAGCGCGGCAAAGCTTGGCGAGCTCGTGCAGGATGTCGCGGAGGAGGTCGGCCTTAACGCGGCGTATGCGCTTGGCCATATCGGAGCGGCCGGGACGGAAGTGCTGCTTGGGATGCTGAAGAACGGCTCCAAGCTCGCTGCTCAGCGCGCGGCTTACGGGCTTCAAGCTGCCGGTTCGGCGGCCGTGCCCGGACTGATCGATGCGCTTCGGCAAGCGGAAGAGACGCGAAGAGGCTTCGCGGCCTTTGCCCTCGGGATGAACGGAGCAGACGCGGCGCCAGCCGTGCCGGCATTGATCGCGGCGCTAGACGATACAAGCGAGTGGGTGCGCCGCAATGCGGTGGAAGCCTTGGGCATGATCGGCGAGCCGGCCGAATTGACCGTCGCGGCGCTCGTTCGCGCCTTAAAGGAAGCGGTCGCGGCGGAAGCCGAGGCGCCTGCGCAGGCCGGCAGTTCGAACACGTACGTCGCGAATCAAGACTATATTACGAATAAAATCGGCTACACGGCGGCGCTCTCCTTGCTTCGCATTGGCAAGCTCGGAGATCCGGAGCTCGTCGTCGCCGCCCTGCGGGCAGGTCTGGACAGTAGAGACCGCTATACGCGCGCCTATGCATTCGAAGCCTTGACCGCGCTGCGAACGGAAGAGGCGCTGGACTTCTTGATCCGCTATTACCGTACCGCCCGCTGGTGTCCGGACACGCACAAAGCGAGCGCGTTCTAA
- a CDS encoding ABC transporter permease, with the protein MFDLIACEWLKWRRSRMLWLIVIGAALPALLVFLVQLNNSSHGTKFEWDNYLNTDIQIMAMLMCPALFSLLIGYLFAREFQERTVNNMLTGPHGRLKVLAAKFVIALPVMTAVLLLSFVLMLASGFVFQDGDSLTMHVLGKRAGDYALLLLLQYALAPISAAVALLWRSYIPAMGLGIFAVISELTIMQSKYIMYYPWSAALNLAADISPTYNSAAVGSATMIIAFAVPLVLIALYFRRADVHSG; encoded by the coding sequence GTGTTTGATTTGATTGCTTGCGAATGGCTCAAATGGCGGAGATCCCGGATGCTGTGGCTGATCGTGATCGGCGCGGCGCTGCCGGCGCTGCTCGTGTTTCTCGTTCAACTAAACAACTCCAGCCATGGTACCAAGTTCGAATGGGATAATTATTTGAATACCGATATTCAAATTATGGCGATGCTGATGTGCCCGGCTTTATTCTCGTTATTGATTGGTTATTTGTTCGCGCGTGAGTTCCAAGAGCGCACCGTCAACAACATGCTGACGGGACCGCATGGCAGGCTGAAGGTGCTGGCGGCTAAATTCGTGATTGCCTTGCCGGTAATGACGGCTGTCCTGCTGCTGTCCTTCGTGCTTATGCTGGCTTCCGGATTCGTCTTTCAAGACGGGGATTCGCTGACGATGCACGTGCTTGGCAAGCGTGCCGGCGATTACGCCCTGCTTCTTCTGCTGCAATATGCGCTTGCGCCAATCTCGGCCGCGGTTGCGCTGCTGTGGAGAAGCTATATTCCCGCGATGGGACTGGGCATCTTCGCCGTCATCTCGGAGCTCACGATCATGCAGTCCAAATATATTATGTATTATCCATGGAGCGCAGCGCTGAATTTGGCTGCAGACATATCGCCGACGTACAATTCGGCCGCAGTCGGAAGCGCGACGATGATCATCGCGTTTGCAGTGCCGCTCGTGCTGATCGCCCTTTATTTCCGCAGGGCGGATGTACACAGCGGGTAA
- a CDS encoding AraC family transcriptional regulator — protein MPKQGLYASKWREDGEFRPSIVAYYYKQWIDFQMGFHTHEDATEFMYVMSGTCTVETENGVTAMRKGDLIMLDAGVPHRLLVEKDNGCRMLNVEFTFTPCEGMYPSLRQLAASDGAFAEFLDRERSTIVLRDSADVQPILRSLVLEMDIGGEGKTVMTNLLISQLLLRVARLAAEETKGSAERQIHRYVRIAAEYIHQHYDCDIQAKDVAAAVNLHPVYLQRIFKANMHMSITSYLAELRMEKAKMLLVQTDVPIIEIADYVGLNSRQYFSMLFKKLTGLSPAAYRKSHVSIQSYVEQKVEIADIM, from the coding sequence ATGCCCAAACAAGGCTTATATGCATCCAAGTGGCGCGAAGACGGGGAATTCAGACCTAGCATTGTGGCGTATTACTATAAACAATGGATCGATTTCCAGATGGGCTTTCACACGCATGAAGACGCAACCGAATTTATGTACGTGATGTCTGGGACATGCACGGTCGAGACGGAGAACGGCGTAACCGCGATGCGCAAAGGCGACCTTATTATGCTGGATGCGGGGGTTCCGCACCGGCTGCTGGTCGAGAAGGATAACGGCTGCCGGATGCTGAACGTGGAGTTCACCTTTACGCCATGCGAGGGAATGTATCCGTCTTTGCGTCAGCTTGCGGCAAGCGACGGCGCATTCGCGGAGTTCCTGGACCGGGAACGCAGCACCATTGTGCTGCGGGATTCGGCGGACGTCCAGCCGATTCTCCGAAGCCTTGTGCTGGAGATGGATATCGGGGGCGAAGGGAAGACTGTCATGACGAATCTGCTTATCTCCCAGCTGCTGCTCCGCGTCGCGCGGCTTGCCGCCGAGGAGACCAAGGGCAGCGCCGAACGCCAAATCCACCGCTACGTGCGCATCGCGGCTGAATACATCCATCAGCATTACGACTGCGATATCCAGGCCAAGGATGTGGCAGCGGCCGTTAACCTGCATCCGGTTTATCTGCAGCGGATATTCAAAGCTAATATGCATATGTCCATTACCTCGTATTTAGCTGAGCTGCGCATGGAGAAAGCGAAAATGCTGCTCGTCCAAACGGACGTCCCTATTATCGAAATCGCCGACTATGTGGGACTTAACAGCCGTCAATATTTCAGCATGCTGTTTAAGAAATTGACGGGCCTGTCGCCTGCCGCCTACCGTAAATCACATGTGTCGATTCAGTCCTACGTTGAACAGAAAGTTGAAATAGCTGACATCATGTAA
- a CDS encoding AraC family transcriptional regulator gives MNIARFHPYVYYATKYAFYPGQTSLTRHSYSASLYFVTEGRGVFRLRGREYEALPGMMVYMEAGQCHDWASDTDEPMTHVCCYFDWHYVDRTEAYPDEAGPICYDAALLRQELVGEAFPYPLPEIADVSSSLRRWVDLMQKCYTSNEHTTERTFIPNMMVQSHFLQFIDHFLTFSLQEHHIPDPRITKLLGRIEEDLLNGRRVQMEAYSESLGLSRGYFFELFKRTTGMSPIQYINHSLMNRAKDDLRSSNLSIMQIADKYHFNSVHYFSRLFRQYTGKSPQAFRGAAR, from the coding sequence ATGAATATCGCCCGCTTCCACCCCTATGTGTATTACGCGACGAAGTACGCCTTCTATCCGGGGCAGACCAGCCTGACCCGGCACAGCTATTCGGCTTCCCTCTATTTCGTGACGGAAGGCAGAGGCGTCTTTCGGCTGCGCGGCCGCGAATACGAGGCGCTTCCGGGCATGATGGTCTACATGGAGGCAGGACAATGCCATGACTGGGCATCCGATACGGATGAACCGATGACCCATGTCTGCTGTTATTTCGACTGGCACTACGTCGACCGGACCGAAGCGTATCCCGACGAAGCCGGCCCGATTTGCTACGACGCCGCCCTCCTGCGGCAGGAGCTGGTCGGCGAAGCCTTCCCTTATCCGCTGCCGGAGATCGCTGACGTCAGCTCGTCGCTTCGCCGCTGGGTCGATCTCATGCAGAAATGCTACACCTCGAACGAGCATACGACGGAACGGACCTTCATCCCGAATATGATGGTGCAGAGCCATTTTCTACAATTCATTGATCACTTCCTAACCTTCTCCCTGCAGGAGCACCATATCCCCGATCCCCGGATCACGAAGCTGCTCGGACGGATCGAGGAGGATCTCTTGAACGGCCGCCGCGTGCAAATGGAGGCTTATTCCGAATCGCTCGGGCTAAGCCGCGGTTATTTCTTCGAGCTGTTCAAGCGGACAACCGGCATGTCTCCCATTCAATACATCAACCATTCCCTCATGAACCGGGCAAAGGATGATCTGCGCTCTTCCAACCTCAGCATCATGCAGATCGCGGACAAGTACCATTTCAACTCCGTGCATTATTTCTCGCGGCTGTTCAGGCAATATACCGGCAAATCGCCTCAGGCTTTCCGCGGCGCGGCACGCTGA
- a CDS encoding pirin family protein: protein MQTLVYGPSLQAKGAFDGGKITEQKPIGFSGEGAVVKRVSTLFYWAWAHSKQEGYIPLHPHQAFEIMTYVVAGKAEHGDTLGTRSSVGAGGVQMMQTGSGVSHEERFVGPDMEGFQIWFEPNIQEALTRQPTYTQYEHEAFPIVQGSGYSKKTVLGENSPISIVADARMWDVEVAPGAVYQHPVVKDRTLTALAIRGGGTWSYSDLPANQTTFAHKDFILVRADSVQDVVITAGDEPLRMILIDVPTAVDYPLYPKR, encoded by the coding sequence ATGCAAACGTTAGTTTACGGACCATCACTTCAAGCTAAAGGCGCATTTGACGGCGGTAAAATTACAGAGCAGAAACCGATCGGTTTCTCCGGCGAAGGCGCCGTAGTGAAACGAGTCAGCACGTTATTCTATTGGGCTTGGGCTCATTCGAAGCAAGAAGGCTACATTCCGCTTCATCCCCATCAAGCATTCGAAATCATGACGTATGTCGTCGCCGGCAAAGCCGAGCACGGCGATACGCTCGGAACCAGAAGCAGCGTTGGCGCAGGCGGCGTGCAAATGATGCAAACAGGCTCCGGCGTCAGCCATGAGGAACGCTTCGTCGGTCCCGACATGGAGGGCTTCCAAATCTGGTTCGAGCCAAATATTCAGGAGGCACTCACAAGGCAGCCGACCTATACCCAATATGAACATGAAGCCTTCCCGATCGTTCAAGGCAGCGGCTATTCGAAGAAAACCGTCCTCGGCGAGAATTCCCCGATCAGCATCGTCGCCGACGCCCGCATGTGGGATGTCGAAGTTGCGCCTGGCGCAGTCTACCAGCATCCCGTTGTGAAAGATCGCACGCTTACCGCGCTTGCGATCCGCGGAGGCGGTACTTGGTCCTATTCCGATTTGCCAGCTAATCAAACGACATTCGCGCATAAAGATTTCATTCTCGTCCGTGCCGATTCTGTACAGGACGTCGTTATCACTGCCGGGGATGAACCGCTTCGCATGATTCTTATCGACGTGCCTACGGCGGTCGACTACCCGCTTTACCCGAAACGTTAA
- a CDS encoding ATP-binding cassette domain-containing protein yields MIHVQHLTKQFKSAAAKEGAFKGIRTLLSRDYRIKDAVSDINFTIERGEFVGYIGPNGAGKSTTIKMLSGILHPTAGQVQIDGLSPHRERKQVARRLGVLFGQRTQLWWDLPVRDSFDILAAMYGISEQAKAARVAQLSELLELGPFMDTAVRKLSLGQRMRADIAAALLHDPEILFLDEPTIGLDVVAKRSIREFLRSINKELDKTILLTTHDMDDIEQLCGRVIVINNGRLGFDGTIDELRRRIGLPTLIRVTYRYPIHSEALLGSMGASGISEHLQLTQTEERILTAACNRDQLSAMEALRLLEQLGEIEDVHMDEPDFEEIVHRIY; encoded by the coding sequence ATGATTCATGTACAGCATCTTACGAAGCAATTCAAATCAGCGGCAGCCAAGGAAGGTGCCTTCAAGGGCATACGCACCTTATTATCAAGGGATTACCGCATTAAAGATGCCGTCTCCGACATCAACTTCACTATCGAACGCGGCGAATTCGTAGGCTATATCGGCCCGAACGGGGCAGGCAAATCGACAACGATCAAAATGCTCTCCGGCATCCTTCATCCGACAGCCGGGCAAGTCCAAATCGACGGGCTCAGCCCGCACCGCGAGCGCAAGCAGGTTGCGCGAAGGCTTGGGGTCCTCTTCGGACAGCGTACGCAGCTTTGGTGGGATTTGCCCGTGCGGGATTCCTTCGATATTCTCGCGGCGATGTATGGCATAAGCGAGCAAGCCAAAGCAGCACGGGTTGCCCAGCTCAGCGAGCTGCTCGAGCTTGGCCCGTTCATGGATACCGCTGTCCGGAAGCTGTCCCTCGGTCAGCGGATGCGCGCAGACATCGCGGCGGCGCTGCTGCATGATCCCGAAATTTTGTTCCTCGACGAACCGACGATCGGACTGGACGTTGTAGCAAAACGCAGCATCCGGGAGTTCCTTCGCTCCATCAACAAGGAACTTGACAAAACCATTCTGCTCACGACGCATGATATGGACGACATCGAACAACTGTGCGGCCGGGTCATCGTTATCAACAACGGTCGGCTAGGCTTTGACGGAACCATTGACGAGCTGCGGCGCCGCATTGGACTTCCTACCTTGATTCGCGTTACATACCGCTATCCCATTCATTCAGAAGCCTTGCTCGGATCCATGGGAGCATCGGGAATATCCGAGCATCTGCAGCTGACGCAGACGGAAGAGCGGATTCTGACGGCTGCCTGCAACCGCGACCAGCTAAGTGCTATGGAGGCGCTTCGTCTGCTGGAGCAGCTGGGCGAAATTGAGGACGTGCATATGGATGAGCCGGATTTTGAGGAAATCGTGCATCGTATTTATTGA
- a CDS encoding SulP family inorganic anion transporter, whose translation MNNSWRKQWTTDVRFNVLAGMTATLALIPDSLAFSFMAGVPPTVGIYASICILLVITFLGGRPGMISAAAGSMAVLMLTLVKEHGIAYLFAATVLTGIIQYLMGVFRLGKLVNYVPKPVLTGFVNALAIMIFLSQLRYFSHASWKMYVLVGAALLIIYLLPRYFKAIPSPLAAVVLLTAAVWMFGIEGVSRIGDIAEIDVSLPAFLLPDVPVSWETLLIILPYSLSLALVGFTETMLTQNLLDETTKERTDKNREMRGQGIANVIAGFFGGMAGCALVAESVLNVRMGGRNRLSTLVAALFLLLLVVVLGDLLSLVPMAALVGIMLMVCAAIFDWKSVFKLRKVPVSETIVMVSTVAAVVVTHDLAVGVIAGIVVSGIFVLLQRKARSRAIEG comes from the coding sequence TTGAACAATTCTTGGCGCAAACAATGGACGACGGACGTTAGATTCAACGTGCTTGCAGGCATGACAGCGACGCTTGCATTGATCCCGGATTCGCTGGCGTTTTCGTTTATGGCGGGCGTACCGCCGACGGTAGGCATCTATGCTTCGATTTGCATTCTTCTCGTCATTACGTTTCTCGGCGGCAGGCCGGGTATGATCTCCGCGGCGGCAGGCTCTATGGCGGTCTTGATGCTGACGCTCGTGAAGGAGCACGGCATCGCCTATCTGTTCGCGGCAACGGTACTGACCGGCATTATTCAATATCTGATGGGCGTATTCAGGCTGGGCAAGCTGGTCAATTACGTGCCGAAGCCTGTGCTGACGGGCTTCGTCAATGCGCTTGCGATTATGATCTTCTTATCGCAGCTGCGGTACTTTAGCCATGCCTCATGGAAGATGTATGTTCTGGTCGGCGCAGCGCTGCTGATTATTTATTTGCTTCCGCGTTATTTCAAGGCGATCCCGTCTCCGCTGGCGGCGGTTGTCTTGCTTACGGCAGCTGTATGGATGTTCGGCATCGAGGGTGTCAGCCGAATCGGCGACATTGCCGAAATCGATGTTTCCCTGCCGGCCTTCCTGCTGCCTGATGTACCGGTCAGCTGGGAAACGCTCCTTATTATACTGCCGTATTCGCTGTCGCTCGCCTTGGTGGGCTTCACGGAAACAATGCTGACACAGAATCTGCTCGACGAAACGACGAAGGAGCGTACGGACAAGAACCGTGAAATGCGGGGGCAGGGTATTGCGAACGTTATCGCAGGCTTCTTCGGCGGAATGGCCGGATGCGCGCTCGTAGCGGAATCCGTTCTCAATGTGCGGATGGGCGGCCGCAACCGGCTGTCGACGCTGGTCGCTGCGCTCTTCTTGCTTCTGCTCGTCGTTGTACTCGGCGATCTGCTGTCGCTTGTCCCCATGGCGGCGCTTGTTGGCATTATGCTGATGGTATGCGCTGCCATATTTGACTGGAAATCCGTGTTCAAGCTTCGCAAGGTCCCTGTCAGCGAAACGATCGTAATGGTCAGTACGGTTGCGGCGGTAGTCGTTACGCATGATCTGGCCGTCGGCGTTATTGCCGGCATTGTCGTGAGCGGCATCTTCGTGCTGCTGCAGCGCAAAGCTCGTAGCCGAGCTATCGAAGGGTAG